The Salvelinus alpinus chromosome 21, SLU_Salpinus.1, whole genome shotgun sequence genome has a segment encoding these proteins:
- the LOC139548223 gene encoding potassium voltage-gated channel subfamily E member 4-like gives MEKSHNFTTPQVLPLQSANDASQTDKSNGNAYVYIFIVISFYGVFLVGIMLGYVRSKRREKRRSNVFTRLVHEEEQREWGALKKKHSITMTSFQVSLPFSAGSQDVNEGRVLGSPLACALFSIEQTSVSSLCSSADVRFAIEEESDSGTAEGPDETLKGSSTDNSDDSAEIQILGEEL, from the coding sequence ATGGAGAAGTCACACAACTTCACAACGCCCCAAGTTCTTCCCCTGCAGAGCGCTAATGATGCTTCCCAAACCGACAAAAGCAATGGCAACGCATACGTGTACATTTTCATAGTAATCTCCTTCTATGGAGTCTTCCTCGTTGGTATAATGCTGGGCTATGTTCGCTCCAAAAGGCGGGAGAAGAGAAGGTCGAACGTTTTTACGCGCCTGGTGCACGAGGAGGAGCAGCGGGAATGGGGCGCGCTGAAAAAGAAGCACAGCATTACCATGACCTCCTTCCAGGTATCGCTTCCCTTCTCCGCGGGGAGCCAGGATGTCAATGAAGGAAGGGTCCTGGGCTCCCCTCTGGCCTGCGCCCTGTTCTCCATTGAACAAACCAGTGTCAGTTCACTGTGCTCCTCCGCCGACGTGCGCTTTGCGATCGAGGAGGAGTCGGACAGCGGGACCGCGGAGGGACCGGACGAGACCCTGAAGGGCAGTTCTACTGACAACAGCGACGACTCCGCCGAGATACAGATACTCGGAGAGGAACTGTGA